In Halomicrobium zhouii, the sequence AGCTCCTTGTCGCCGAACGAGTCGACGCTGTCGCCCCAGAGCCTGACGTCGCCCTGGTCTGGCGCGAGGTGGTTCGAGAGCCCCTTCAGCAGCGTGCTCTTCCCGCTGCCGTTGGGCCCGACCAGGGCCGTCACCGCGCCCTCGGGGACGTCCAGGCGCGCGACGTCGACGATGGTCTCCTCGGCCGAGGGGTAGCTCAGCTGTAGTTCGTCGGCGACGACCGCGCTCTCGACGGCGACGTCGTTGGTGTCAGTGATCCGGTCGTGGTCACTCTCGTGGGCGGCGTCTCGCTGTGCCATCAGAGGTCACCCATGGTCTCCTGTTTGCGCATCAGGTAGAGGAAGTACGGCCCGCCGACGACGCCGGTGACGACGCCGACGGGGATCTGGATCGGGCTCAGCGCCAGCCTGGCGCCGACGTCGGCGACGACGAGCAGCGCCGGCCCGGCGAACACGCAGCCGATCACGAGCCGGCGGTAGTCGCTCCCGAGGACGATGCGGACGACGTGGGGGACGACGAGCCCGAAGAAGCCGATGATGCCGGCGACGGCGATCGCGGTGCTGGCCGCGAGGATCGCGACGCCGGAGAGCATGAAGCGGACGCGCTCGACGCGCATCCCGAGCGACTGGGCCGTCCGCTCGCCCAGCAGGAGGACGTTGAGCTGTCTCGCGCCGGCGACGGCCAGCAGGATCGCGATGGTCGCGGGGACGATAGCGAGGCGGACCTGCTCCCAGCCCGTGCCCGTGAGCGAGCCGGTGATCCAGGCCAGCGCCGACTGGACGACGCCGAGGTCGTCGGCGAAGAAGAACAGGCCGCGCTGGAGCGACTGGAACACCATGTTGACGATGACGCCGGCGAGGACGAGCCTGACCGGGCTGGTCCCGCCCTTCCAGGCGATGCCGTAGACGAGGAGGAAGGCGATGGTCCCGCCCAGCGCGGCCAGTAGCGGGAGCAGCGACGTCGTGTTGAACGTGAACGTGCCGAACAGGAGCGGAATCGCGATCGTCACGCTCGGGAAGACGACGAGGGTCAGCAGGACCGTCAGTCCGGCCCCGGAACTGACGCCGAGCACGTACGGGCTAGCGAGTTCGTTGCGCGTCACGGCCTGGAAGATGGCGCCCGAGACAGCCAGCGACGCGCCGACGATGGCGGCGACGAAGACGCGGGGCAGCCGAATGTTCCAGACGATCAGGCTCCGGCGGTTCATCTCCGGGAGTTCGGTCCCGAACACGAACGCCTCCCAGGCGTTCGGGTTGAAGATGACCTGCGGGTTGAACACCGCGCGCCAGGCCTGTTCGATGGTCATCGTGAACGCCCCGAAGCTGACCTGGATCAGCCCTGCGAAGACGGTGACGGCCGTACACGCGAGACAGAAGACGACGAGATCGCCGGTGAGCCAGCCGCGATCCTCCGCAGTGTCCGAGACTGGGGCCTCCGAGTGCGCACCGGCCATGTTGAGTTTAGGTACGCCTAATCTCTGTGTTAACAGTTTTGATCCGGACCGGATCGTCACCGATTAGGTCTGCCTAAAAACCGGTAGCTCTTTAGTCCTTTAGGCAGCCCTAAATCGTATGCGAGACCTGACAGACAACACTCGTCGACGGTTCCTGACCGGCGCGAGCGTCGCGCTCGGGACGGCCATCGCCGGCTGTAGCCAGGGTGGCGCCGACGACGCGACGACGCCGACGGCGGACGACACCGTGAACGGCGAGACGACGACCGAAACCGGGACCGACGCTCCATCGTCGACCGAAAGCTCGTTCACCGCATCGTTGTCGCCGGCGGGCGAGGTCGCCTTCGACGCAGTCCCAGAGAACGTCTTCACCGTCTTCCCGCAGTACCTCGACATGGCCGTCGCACTGGGCCACGGCGACGCGGTGAACTCGGTGTACGTCCCCGAGATGTCGGGGACGACGATGAACCACTACTACCACCACCTCGACGGCGTCTCCGTCGAGTGGGAAGGACTCCAGGACCCGCTCAGTGACGGCCTCCCGAAGGAACTCCTCTACGAACTGAACAGCGACGTCCACCTCGCCGACCCCGCGTGGGCGTCGGCCCAGGATGGCTGGAGCCAGTCCGACGTCGACGAGGTCGACACCCAGCTCGCGCCCTGGTTCGGGAACTTCTACAGCGGGACCAACGAGTCGCCGCCGGAAGGGGACGACGACTACCAGTACTACACGCTGTGGGAGCTGTTCGGCGCCGTCGCCGACGTGTTTCAGGAGCGCGAACGCTACGAGGCGCTCGCTCAGGTCCACACCGACCTCGTCTCGACGATCCAGGCTGACCTCCCGCCGGAGGAGGAGCGGCCCACCGCGGTCCGGGTGACGCTCTCGCGTGACGGCGAGTCGTTCTGGACCTACCACCTCAACGAGCCCGGCTACTGGCTGGCCGACACCCGTCCGCTGGGGGCCCGGGACGCCTTCGCCGAGGAGGACTGGGGCGGCCTGTGGGGGACCGTCGACTACGAGGCGATGCTGGAGGCCGACCCGGACGTCGTCCTCCACCTCTGGGGGATGACGCCCAACTACAGCATGGCCGACACGCGGGAGAAACTCGAATCCAACTCCGCGGGCCAGACGCTCACCGCCGTCGAGAACGACCGCGTCTACCCGGCCGGGATGCGCTACCAGGGCCCGATCATGAACCTCTTCCAGATAGAGATGGGCGCCAAACAGCTCTATCCCGACGTCTTCGGCGAGTGGCCCGACTACGAGGACGGCGAGCACTACCCCGAGATTCCCCAAGCGGAGCAGTTGTTCGACCGCCAGCGGGTCGCCGATATCGTGACGGGGGCGTTCGACGAATGAGCGACGACGACGTCGACGCGACCGGTTCACTGACGCGACGAGAGACGATCGAGTACGGCGGCGCGGTCGTCGCCGGCGGCCTGCTGGCCGGCTGTTCGGGCAGCGAGTCCGCGCCCGCGACCGACGACACCGCGACCGGCGACACCTCCGCGGCGACCGGGACGGCGACGGAAACGACCACCGAAGGCAGTTCGTACTCGGTTACCATGTCGCCCGTGGGCGAGGTCACCTTCGAGTCGCCGCCGGAGACCGTCTTCACGCGGCTCACTCACCACGCCGACATGGCGTTCGCGCTCGGCCACGGGGACGACGTCACGGCGATGCACGCGCCGGACTACTACGACGGGCTCTGGAACCAGTACGTCGAACGGCTCCCCGGCGTCACACTGGACTGGGCCGGGCTGTACTCCTCCTGGAAACCGAGCAAGGAAAAGCTGTACGAACTCGACAGCGACGTCCACCTCGCCGACCCCGCGTGGATCGCCCAGCTCGACAAGTGGGATCAGTCAGACATCGACGAAATCGCGGAGAACGTCTCTCCGTGGTTCGGCAACTCGCTCAGCGACATCCACCGCGAACCGACCGGCGAGTGGGCCGACGACTACGAGTACTACGGCCTGTGGGAGCAGTTCGAACTCGTCGCCGAGGCGTTCCGCGAGCGAGCGCGCTACGAGGAACTCGCCGCCGTGCGCGAGGAACTCCGCTCGACGATCGACGCCGACCTTCCGGCCGAGTCCGAGCGCCCGACGGCGGTCATGATCGCCGCCGCCGACATCGAGGAGATATACACGTACACGATGAACACGCCGGGATTCCTGACGGCACACACCCGTCCGCTCGGGCCCCGCGACGCCTTCGACGGGAACGTCGAGAGCAACTCCGTGGTCGACTTCGAGGCGCTCCTGGACGCGGACCCCGATGTCGTCCTCCACCTCGGCGGGATGGAACCGGGCACGAACATGGCCGAGCGCCGCGTCGCATTCGAGGACGACCCGGTCGCGTCGGAGATCACTGCCGTGAAGAACGGCCGCGTCTACGCCCAGGGCGCCCGCTACCAGGGACCGATCCTGAACCTCTTCCAGCTGGAGATGACGGCCAAACAGCTCTACCCCGACGTCTTCGGCGAGTGGCCGACCTACGAGGAGGGCCCGTATCCCGAGATCCCCGAGGACGAGCAGCTGTTCGACCGCCAGCGAGTCGCCGACGCGATCAACGGCGAGTTCTGAAGGTGCTGGCTCGCGCTCCTGGCGGACCGCTCAGTCGTCGCCGGCGACTGCGGGCTCGACCGGCTCGGCGGCCGCCCACGCCTCGCGAAACCTGCCCTCGAGCCGGTCGGCGAGGTCGTCGTCACGGACCAGCACCGCTCCCAGTCGCTCGCCGTCGGTGAACGGCGTCGGGACGCTGAGATACACCGCATCGCGATCGAGCACGTCGTACGTGAGGTTGATCCCGGTCGTCGTTCGGACCGCGAAGTCGGGCGCGTCGGCGACGGCTCGTGCCAGCTGGTCGCTCGGCGTCCGGTCGATCAGTGCGGGCGTCGTCAACAGTTTCACCTCCAGGCCGGTCCGGACCAGGTCCGCGTAGGCGTCTATCTCGTCCCGGTAGGCCTCCAGCGCGGCGCCCTCGTACGGTGCGGCGACGACAGACAGCAGCGACGCCTCGGCGGCGTCGAACTGCTCGCCCATCCCGGCGACGGCGTCCTCGCTCCCGAGCGGAATCGGCCAGAAGCGACTCTCGCTCGGGACCGCGGTCGAGAGTTCGGCGCTCACGTCCGCCGCTAGCTGTTCGTACCTGGCCCGTTCGTCCCGGAGGTCGGCGCGGCGTTCGTCGAGGAGCCGGTCGACTGCCTCGTCCGGGTCGGCCGCCGCGTACTGTCGCGGTTCGGCCCCCGCCCGGACCTCGACGAGGTCGCGGGCCGCCAGCGCGTTCAGCACGTCGTAGACGCGTCCTTTCGGTACGTCGCTGGTCTCCGAGACCTGCTGTGCCGTCGCGGGGCCGAGCGTGAGCAGGGCGCGATAGGCCTGCTCCTCGTAGCTGGAGAGGCCGAGTTCCGTCAGGTCGCTCATCGACACCATCGGCTCGGCGCAGTGACAAGAGTCTGTCCAACCAGAAGTTATCAGAAAACAGACCTGAAGTGCCAGTCCGTTTGAAACCGGTTTTCCACTGTCCCGGAGACCGGTCCTGCATGCACCCGTACCTCGCGCTCGCACTGGCCATCGCGTCGGAACTCGCCGGAACGACCGCGCTGAAGTACTCCGACGGGTTCACGAATCCCCTCCCGAGCGCCGTCGTCCTCCTCGGCTATCTGGGCGCGTTCTACTTGCTCAGCCTCGCGCTCCAGGACCTGGACCTTGGGCTGGTCTACGCGACGTGGGCCGCCATCGGCATCGTCGGCTCCGTCGGCATCGGCGTCGCCCTGTTCGAGGAGTCCCTCGACCTGGCCGGCGTCGTCGGCGTCGCGCTGGTCGTCGTCGGCGTCGTCGTCCTCAACGTCTTCTCGGAGGCGTACACGCCGGTCCACTGAGCTCTCGGAGACTGGTCTGGGGCCGACGCCGTCGCTCGTGGCGGTTCGGTCGCGAAAGGGAACGGAGACGCCGGGTCAGGCGGGCTCGGGGTGGACCACGTCGTCGCACGTGGGACACTCCGCGAAGGCCGACCGACCGTCGGTCGTCTCGTACTCGATCAGGAGTCGATGCGTTGGCACGGCCTCGCCACACCGCGGGCACGTGCCGGCAGCCGATGAAGACGTAGACACCGAAATCACCTTGTCGGAGGACTGGAGCGTGTTGTATGATTGGGGAACGTTCTCGCCCTCCACCAGTAGCTCTCGCCGGGATGGGTATAATACTCGGCCAAGCGCGGTGAAAGTGTAATCGACAGGTGGTACCGGCATCCCGGAAAACGGGGCGTTGCCACCGCGTCCCTCCTCACCGTTCGACACGATACGGGCCCTTATGGTTGGGTTTCACCAATGTCTGTCACGACCGGGTGTGGTACGCTATGGGTGTGGATAACCGCGGGTGTCGCGAGCAGGAGGACCGCCGGAGTGGCATCTCTCGGCGGAAGCTTCTCGCCGGTAGTTTAGCGACTATCGGTGCGAGTTCGAACCTCGTGACCGCGACGACGAAAGCGGAGTTTCAGAGCACCGGTTCCGCCTCGGGTGACGTCCAGGTCGCAGAACTCAACGTGGCGCTGCAGGATAACAGTCGCTTCTTGGCCGGTGTTCAGTACCAGATTATCTATCAGGTGGTGATGGAGACGGGATACGATGGAATCGAGATAACGGTGGACAACACGTCGGGCGATTCGTCGACGTACACGCGGGACGTGAGCGACGGGCAGGAAGGAGTGATTCAGCACACTGCCGACGCGGGAGCGTATTTCGACACGTTCGAGTTCACGTTCGAAGTGAGCGTCGCCGGAGCCGGAGATTCGAACCCGGTCCTGACGGAAGCCCTCACTGATTCGCCAGACGGAACGAATCCGCCGGGAGACGACATGGGTGGGTCAGACGACCCGACCCTCGAATCGTTTACCGTGATGGATCTGAGTAACGGCGACGACGGGACCCGATACGACGTCTCGTATCAGGTCGCCGACGCCGGCGGGTTCGACGGCGAGGTTCAGGTTCACATCGAGAGTACCAACGGGTTCTTCGGGTTCCTGTTTCCCGAGGGAAACCAGACGATGTCGAACGATTCTGTCGGTAGCGGTACCGTGTCGTACCCGAACGACGGCGAAACCTATCCCCGGTGGGGGCCGTTTGGCATCACTGTCGAAGTCGTCAAGGACAACGGCATCGTCGTCGATTCGGGGACCGTTACCGACGAGCCCGACGGGAACGGAACGTCCTGGAGTTCGTAGTTGAGTCAGCCGTCGACTAGGTTAGCCAGTTGACCCGTTCAGGTATCG encodes:
- a CDS encoding FecCD family ABC transporter permease — protein: MAGAHSEAPVSDTAEDRGWLTGDLVVFCLACTAVTVFAGLIQVSFGAFTMTIEQAWRAVFNPQVIFNPNAWEAFVFGTELPEMNRRSLIVWNIRLPRVFVAAIVGASLAVSGAIFQAVTRNELASPYVLGVSSGAGLTVLLTLVVFPSVTIAIPLLFGTFTFNTTSLLPLLAALGGTIAFLLVYGIAWKGGTSPVRLVLAGVIVNMVFQSLQRGLFFFADDLGVVQSALAWITGSLTGTGWEQVRLAIVPATIAILLAVAGARQLNVLLLGERTAQSLGMRVERVRFMLSGVAILAASTAIAVAGIIGFFGLVVPHVVRIVLGSDYRRLVIGCVFAGPALLVVADVGARLALSPIQIPVGVVTGVVGGPYFLYLMRKQETMGDL
- a CDS encoding ABC transporter substrate-binding protein translates to MRDLTDNTRRRFLTGASVALGTAIAGCSQGGADDATTPTADDTVNGETTTETGTDAPSSTESSFTASLSPAGEVAFDAVPENVFTVFPQYLDMAVALGHGDAVNSVYVPEMSGTTMNHYYHHLDGVSVEWEGLQDPLSDGLPKELLYELNSDVHLADPAWASAQDGWSQSDVDEVDTQLAPWFGNFYSGTNESPPEGDDDYQYYTLWELFGAVADVFQERERYEALAQVHTDLVSTIQADLPPEEERPTAVRVTLSRDGESFWTYHLNEPGYWLADTRPLGARDAFAEEDWGGLWGTVDYEAMLEADPDVVLHLWGMTPNYSMADTREKLESNSAGQTLTAVENDRVYPAGMRYQGPIMNLFQIEMGAKQLYPDVFGEWPDYEDGEHYPEIPQAEQLFDRQRVADIVTGAFDE
- a CDS encoding ABC transporter substrate-binding protein, yielding MSDDDVDATGSLTRRETIEYGGAVVAGGLLAGCSGSESAPATDDTATGDTSAATGTATETTTEGSSYSVTMSPVGEVTFESPPETVFTRLTHHADMAFALGHGDDVTAMHAPDYYDGLWNQYVERLPGVTLDWAGLYSSWKPSKEKLYELDSDVHLADPAWIAQLDKWDQSDIDEIAENVSPWFGNSLSDIHREPTGEWADDYEYYGLWEQFELVAEAFRERARYEELAAVREELRSTIDADLPAESERPTAVMIAAADIEEIYTYTMNTPGFLTAHTRPLGPRDAFDGNVESNSVVDFEALLDADPDVVLHLGGMEPGTNMAERRVAFEDDPVASEITAVKNGRVYAQGARYQGPILNLFQLEMTAKQLYPDVFGEWPTYEEGPYPEIPEDEQLFDRQRVADAINGEF
- a CDS encoding TrmB family transcriptional regulator produces the protein MSDLTELGLSSYEEQAYRALLTLGPATAQQVSETSDVPKGRVYDVLNALAARDLVEVRAGAEPRQYAAADPDEAVDRLLDERRADLRDERARYEQLAADVSAELSTAVPSESRFWPIPLGSEDAVAGMGEQFDAAEASLLSVVAAPYEGAALEAYRDEIDAYADLVRTGLEVKLLTTPALIDRTPSDQLARAVADAPDFAVRTTTGINLTYDVLDRDAVYLSVPTPFTDGERLGAVLVRDDDLADRLEGRFREAWAAAEPVEPAVAGDD
- a CDS encoding DMT family transporter → MHPYLALALAIASELAGTTALKYSDGFTNPLPSAVVLLGYLGAFYLLSLALQDLDLGLVYATWAAIGIVGSVGIGVALFEESLDLAGVVGVALVVVGVVVLNVFSEAYTPVH
- a CDS encoding DUF7837 family putative zinc-binding protein — translated: MPVPPVDYTFTALGRVLYPSRRELLVEGENVPQSYNTLQSSDKVISVSTSSSAAGTCPRCGEAVPTHRLLIEYETTDGRSAFAECPTCDDVVHPEPA